Proteins found in one Fulvitalea axinellae genomic segment:
- a CDS encoding SUMF1/EgtB/PvdO family nonheme iron enzyme, whose translation MNVNIKLWVTALLALFSVEAMAQGISETFVKKGKDWSSTMSASRKAFRQYQKSVTFRTVSSPVMGINDAPEVLEVNLSECDNLVLQADECTDNSVHDGGIFADAYLVDKKGDKHYLDQMTFIRQIDLKGKPVIIGPKQNETIYIGKAEESRGVGIYAPGEVILDLGRRYRSFRAKVGTHRKRSGVRASMAFHAKNYSHDVIFGQLKKHYPVETETFLKYAGKRSDKWLWADEGDFEIGLLEGLIAKLEMPGYLRNRLNALKSSRDSGALLSLFLEVAQVYEFQENYLKFFRLTSVVNSVEWMRKNHSEEFEFDKVKSSYEELLAKYPKAKAEAYQNKATGFEEIHRLRGLKRKILLRNPLLKDDFVAVRHYFGDKARQVRSRDLGTPPSNFSSNGSIKGFDTKYNTEIIRLSDITEGEPIVKPLYTPKKGELVNDLELDYNAGRLMFSKVGNNGRWHLHEMDLQEKKPRQVTPDTEPDLDYFEGLYLPNGKVICASNISMQGVPCVNGKDPVANLCLYDPKTKDFHQLNFGQDNEWDPVMLPNGRVMYQRWEYTDETHYFTRVLMHMNPDGTGKKEYYGSASYWPNSIFGARPLPNDPARFVGIVTGHHGIARAGRLVVFDPRQGRFEADGVVQEIPYSDRKLVPIIKDQLVAGVWPLFSTPYPLDDKYFVVTAKLNPTGLWGVYLVDMFDNVTLIKEFEDSGIREIMPLRKRKKPMVIPDKTKRGDKEATVYIQDLYEGRGTKGVPRGTIKSLRVFAYKFGYNRMQSNHDIHGVESSWDVKRILGTVPVEEDGSVMFKVPANTPISLQPLDKDGRALQLMRSWLTAMPGEVLSCVGCHEEQNTVANPKLTLASRKQPQKIRPVSGGGARPFTFDLEIQPVLDRNCISCHNGSKKNVIDLASDKKAEDYNDFRESYLNLHPFVNRPGPESDVHVLTPMEFHASTSELVQLLEKGHYGVELEPEEWEKINTWIDLNAPYHGEWRDVTPYRGVDQVFLREKLARKYNNLYDHSDEELAGIRKYLKDNPAPAPRWKVKEGGKKPKTKIVKIKRETGERENRKTVKLNDSVSMEFVRIPAGRYVTVNAQGKRKVSEIKKAYWISATEVSNAQYRSVYPDHHTRMIDMHWKDHTGLGYEANRPGQPVVRINRDEALIFAQKLEGKHGHGFDLPTAEEWEWACRAGNEGDWSFGAEEKFVEYANLADDQLRNMTVAGVNPKPMPEYHPKFRYNNFLPRAWGFDDGNLVQTEVGSYKPNAWGLFDMHGNVKEWTKSENMNGKGIVKGGSWKDRPKRSAAGFSLPFETWQKVSDVGFRLVIRE comes from the coding sequence ATGAACGTAAATATAAAACTATGGGTGACGGCCCTCTTGGCGCTTTTTTCCGTAGAGGCTATGGCCCAGGGAATCAGCGAGACCTTCGTAAAGAAGGGCAAGGATTGGTCGTCCACGATGTCGGCTAGCCGAAAGGCGTTTCGGCAATATCAGAAAAGCGTGACTTTCCGGACTGTCAGCTCGCCGGTGATGGGCATCAACGACGCTCCGGAGGTTTTGGAAGTGAACCTTTCGGAATGCGATAACTTGGTCCTTCAAGCTGACGAATGCACCGATAACAGCGTCCACGACGGCGGTATTTTCGCCGACGCTTATTTGGTCGATAAAAAGGGCGATAAGCACTATTTGGACCAAATGACTTTTATCCGCCAGATTGATCTGAAAGGCAAGCCGGTCATTATCGGGCCTAAGCAAAACGAAACGATTTATATAGGAAAAGCCGAGGAAAGCCGGGGAGTGGGAATCTACGCTCCCGGCGAGGTGATATTGGATTTGGGACGTCGTTACCGCTCTTTCCGTGCCAAGGTCGGGACGCACCGTAAGCGCTCAGGCGTTCGGGCGTCCATGGCCTTTCACGCTAAGAATTATTCGCACGATGTTATTTTCGGCCAATTGAAAAAGCATTATCCGGTAGAGACCGAAACGTTTTTGAAATATGCCGGAAAACGTTCCGATAAATGGCTTTGGGCGGATGAAGGCGATTTCGAAATCGGGTTATTGGAGGGATTGATCGCAAAGCTCGAAATGCCGGGTTATCTCCGAAATAGGCTGAACGCGCTGAAATCTTCAAGAGACAGCGGAGCTTTGTTGAGCCTATTTTTGGAAGTGGCTCAAGTTTACGAATTCCAGGAAAATTACCTGAAGTTCTTCCGTTTGACTTCGGTTGTGAATTCGGTGGAATGGATGCGGAAAAATCATTCCGAAGAATTCGAATTCGATAAAGTAAAATCAAGTTACGAGGAGCTTTTGGCGAAATACCCTAAAGCGAAAGCCGAAGCTTATCAAAACAAGGCAACGGGTTTTGAGGAAATACATCGCCTTAGGGGTTTGAAAAGAAAAATCCTATTGCGGAATCCTTTGCTTAAAGACGATTTCGTAGCTGTTCGACACTATTTTGGCGATAAGGCAAGACAAGTCAGAAGCCGTGATTTGGGAACCCCACCGAGTAATTTCTCTTCGAACGGTAGTATTAAAGGCTTTGATACGAAATACAATACGGAGATTATTCGACTCAGCGATATTACGGAAGGCGAGCCTATTGTAAAACCACTTTATACGCCTAAAAAAGGCGAGTTGGTAAACGATCTTGAATTGGATTATAACGCTGGGCGCCTGATGTTCTCCAAAGTGGGAAATAACGGACGTTGGCATCTCCACGAGATGGATCTGCAAGAGAAAAAACCGCGTCAGGTTACGCCGGACACGGAACCCGATTTAGATTATTTCGAAGGACTTTACCTTCCTAACGGTAAGGTTATTTGCGCATCGAACATCTCGATGCAGGGTGTTCCCTGCGTAAACGGTAAAGATCCGGTGGCAAACCTCTGTTTGTATGATCCGAAAACAAAGGATTTTCATCAGCTGAATTTCGGTCAGGACAATGAATGGGATCCCGTGATGTTGCCGAACGGCCGTGTGATGTATCAGCGTTGGGAATACACCGACGAGACACATTATTTTACACGCGTGCTGATGCATATGAACCCGGACGGAACAGGCAAAAAAGAATACTACGGAAGCGCCTCGTATTGGCCCAACAGTATTTTTGGAGCGCGCCCGTTGCCTAACGATCCTGCCCGTTTTGTGGGAATAGTGACGGGCCACCACGGAATAGCCCGAGCCGGACGGTTGGTGGTGTTCGATCCGAGACAGGGACGCTTCGAGGCCGACGGAGTGGTGCAGGAAATCCCGTATAGCGACCGAAAATTGGTGCCCATAATCAAAGACCAGTTGGTGGCCGGCGTATGGCCGTTGTTCTCCACGCCCTATCCGCTCGACGACAAGTACTTTGTTGTTACAGCCAAGCTGAATCCTACCGGGCTCTGGGGCGTTTACTTGGTCGATATGTTCGATAACGTGACCTTGATCAAAGAATTTGAGGATTCCGGAATCCGTGAGATTATGCCTTTGCGTAAGCGAAAAAAGCCGATGGTAATTCCCGACAAAACCAAGCGCGGGGACAAGGAAGCAACCGTTTATATCCAAGATCTTTACGAAGGGCGGGGGACGAAAGGAGTGCCACGCGGAACGATAAAATCATTGCGGGTTTTCGCCTATAAATTCGGGTATAACCGCATGCAGAGTAACCACGACATCCATGGCGTGGAAAGCTCTTGGGACGTAAAACGAATCTTGGGAACAGTGCCCGTGGAGGAAGACGGCTCCGTAATGTTCAAAGTGCCGGCAAATACGCCGATTTCCCTTCAGCCGCTTGACAAGGACGGGCGCGCCCTACAGCTGATGCGCTCTTGGCTGACCGCAATGCCGGGCGAAGTGCTGTCGTGCGTTGGTTGTCATGAGGAACAAAATACCGTTGCCAATCCGAAACTGACATTGGCTTCGCGAAAGCAACCGCAGAAGATCCGACCGGTTTCCGGCGGTGGCGCCAGACCGTTTACGTTTGATTTGGAAATCCAGCCGGTTTTGGATCGAAACTGTATTTCTTGCCACAACGGGAGCAAGAAAAACGTGATTGATTTGGCTAGTGATAAAAAAGCCGAGGATTATAACGATTTCCGGGAAAGCTATCTGAATCTGCATCCTTTTGTTAATCGTCCGGGCCCTGAATCCGATGTGCATGTGCTTACGCCGATGGAGTTTCACGCCAGTACCAGTGAACTTGTCCAGCTTTTGGAAAAAGGGCACTATGGAGTGGAGTTGGAACCTGAAGAATGGGAAAAGATAAATACTTGGATCGACCTGAACGCGCCATATCATGGGGAATGGAGAGACGTGACGCCTTATAGGGGTGTGGATCAGGTTTTTTTGCGGGAGAAATTAGCCCGAAAGTACAATAATCTTTACGACCATAGCGATGAGGAATTGGCCGGCATTCGCAAATATTTAAAGGACAATCCGGCGCCGGCGCCAAGATGGAAAGTTAAGGAAGGAGGAAAGAAGCCGAAAACCAAAATAGTCAAGATAAAGAGAGAAACGGGCGAAAGGGAAAACCGAAAAACCGTTAAGCTAAACGATAGCGTTTCCATGGAATTTGTTCGGATTCCCGCTGGCCGTTACGTAACGGTAAATGCCCAAGGAAAACGGAAAGTTTCCGAAATCAAAAAGGCGTATTGGATATCGGCCACGGAAGTTTCTAATGCCCAATACAGGTCGGTTTATCCCGATCATCATACGCGAATGATCGATATGCACTGGAAAGACCATACGGGATTAGGCTACGAGGCGAATCGTCCGGGGCAACCGGTGGTTCGGATCAATCGTGACGAGGCGTTGATATTCGCTCAAAAATTGGAGGGCAAACACGGTCATGGATTTGATTTGCCTACGGCCGAAGAATGGGAATGGGCCTGCCGTGCCGGAAACGAAGGGGATTGGTCTTTCGGAGCGGAAGAGAAATTTGTTGAATACGCCAATTTGGCCGATGACCAATTAAGGAATATGACCGTAGCCGGCGTAAACCCGAAACCGATGCCCGAATATCACCCGAAATTCCGATATAATAATTTCTTGCCTAGAGCTTGGGGATTTGATGACGGAAATCTTGTGCAGACGGAAGTGGGAAGCTATAAGCCAAACGCTTGGGGATTGTTCGATATGCATGGCAATGTGAAGGAATGGACAAAATCCGAGAATATGAATGGTAAAGGGATAGTAAAAGGAGGTTCTTGGAAAGATAGGCCAAAACGTTCCGCCGCGGGATTTTCCCTTCCATTCGAAACATGGCAAAAAGTCTCTGATGTCGGATTTCGGTTAGTTATCCGAGAGTAA
- a CDS encoding glycoside hydrolase family 2 TIM barrel-domain containing protein, producing MRETFFVWVLLLLGSFFSTVLAQKADWNDPRTFERNKMTARNVSYSFENLDKALSGNRESSFFKLLDGDWDFRYFAHYSHVPEGFYLYKNKGLFTEKIKVPGNLETQGFGIPIYTNNNYCWKNRSLDFPIDSVNSCGVYSRNIRLEEEWVSPDRELILHFGGVTSAFYVWLNGKRVGYSQGSKTVTEFDVTPFLKIGNNRLVVQVFRFSDGTHLETMDKWRMSGIHRSVYLMSEPKVRINDFAVRTILDKEYRDATLEINPKLKFPFGKKQEDLSVKASLFDSEGKAVGEPVSVSALTIYDPDQPQKRYKRGRYPKFGIISMPVINPEKWSAERPYLYKLVLGLYEGGRLIEARSSEIGFRSVEVSGEGLKVNGKEVVIYGVNRHDHDPVTGNAVTREMMENDVKMMKRFNINAVRTSHYPNDPYFLELCDRYGIYVLSEANIETHAVHGLISNLTDWTPAMFDRIIRMVERDKNHPSIIGWSLGNESGFGPNHFAMSAWVETADPTRFVHYEGSKSAIEFGWKYYDLESWMYPTVERVKAFAEDSTKTHALMMCEYAHSMGNSTGNLKEYYDLIHKHPKLVGGFIWDWLDQSLMKKTAEGDTLWAYGGDFGDTAYPSRGNFLINGLLNPDGKPQGALNECRKVFEPIVLTFDKKKDDLEVYNRHSHISTSKYRFFAELLIDGKRVQRKEIVVPELASGEKRKVPTPIFKRYPNIKGERVLSFSVELARKESWAETGHVIARSEFILERKQAYPELKGKGKVTVKDDSKTLLVSDGKIAVEINKENGFIRQIRKSGKELLKSEVVPSLWRVPTDNDLASGLAKASEIYKNIEKDFVLDKIKKSQEGKILSVECAGVFSSTGIGYSIIYRFGGSGNMEITQSYDFPEKELPALPKVGLRMEFLPVFDRAEYYGKGPHENYPDRSNGAFLGRYETSADGLKWDYVRPQENGNRCATRWLSLKAGKKPILRVSGEHFDFSLWDYDIESLEKAEHINDLKTGQGFTLNLDYKTQGVGGDNSWDCNAKPKEQYLIEAEDMSYTLFFDF from the coding sequence ATGAGAGAAACGTTTTTTGTGTGGGTGCTGCTATTATTGGGAAGTTTTTTCTCTACGGTATTAGCCCAGAAGGCCGATTGGAATGATCCGAGAACCTTCGAACGGAATAAAATGACGGCGAGGAACGTCTCGTATAGTTTTGAGAATTTGGACAAAGCCCTGTCTGGTAATAGGGAGTCTTCTTTTTTTAAGTTGTTGGATGGCGATTGGGATTTCCGATATTTCGCTCACTATAGCCATGTGCCTGAGGGTTTTTATTTATATAAAAATAAAGGGCTATTCACCGAAAAAATAAAAGTGCCGGGTAATCTGGAAACCCAAGGTTTCGGTATTCCGATTTATACGAATAATAATTATTGCTGGAAGAACCGTTCGTTGGATTTTCCGATTGATTCGGTAAACAGTTGCGGGGTTTATTCCCGAAATATCCGATTGGAAGAAGAATGGGTAAGTCCAGATCGGGAACTGATTTTGCATTTCGGTGGTGTTACGTCGGCTTTTTATGTTTGGCTGAACGGCAAGCGTGTAGGTTATAGCCAAGGAAGCAAAACCGTAACTGAATTTGACGTTACGCCTTTTTTGAAAATAGGGAATAATCGTTTGGTTGTTCAGGTTTTCCGCTTCAGCGACGGAACGCATTTGGAAACGATGGATAAATGGCGGATGAGCGGAATCCATAGGTCGGTTTACCTGATGTCGGAACCGAAAGTACGGATTAATGATTTTGCCGTAAGGACCATTTTGGATAAAGAATACCGTGACGCCACTTTGGAAATTAACCCTAAACTCAAATTTCCTTTCGGAAAAAAACAGGAAGACTTAAGTGTTAAAGCTTCGCTTTTTGATTCGGAAGGAAAAGCTGTGGGCGAGCCTGTCTCGGTTTCCGCATTAACGATTTATGATCCTGACCAACCGCAAAAACGCTATAAACGCGGGCGTTATCCGAAATTCGGAATTATTTCCATGCCTGTAATAAATCCGGAAAAGTGGTCGGCCGAACGACCGTATTTATATAAACTTGTTTTGGGATTATACGAAGGTGGCCGTTTGATTGAGGCAAGAAGTAGCGAAATCGGGTTTAGAAGTGTGGAGGTAAGCGGTGAAGGCCTGAAAGTCAATGGAAAGGAAGTGGTGATTTATGGCGTAAACCGTCACGATCATGATCCGGTAACGGGAAACGCCGTAACCCGGGAGATGATGGAAAATGACGTGAAGATGATGAAGAGATTCAACATTAACGCCGTGCGGACATCGCATTACCCCAACGATCCCTATTTTTTGGAGCTTTGCGACCGATACGGTATTTACGTGCTTTCCGAGGCCAATATCGAAACACACGCTGTTCACGGACTGATTTCCAATCTTACGGATTGGACTCCCGCTATGTTCGACCGGATAATCCGGATGGTGGAACGTGACAAAAACCATCCTTCTATTATCGGATGGTCTTTGGGTAACGAGTCAGGTTTCGGGCCAAACCATTTCGCTATGTCCGCTTGGGTGGAAACCGCCGATCCGACGCGTTTTGTACATTACGAAGGATCTAAATCGGCGATTGAGTTCGGGTGGAAATATTATGATTTGGAGAGTTGGATGTATCCGACAGTGGAGCGGGTTAAAGCTTTTGCGGAAGACTCTACAAAAACACATGCCCTGATGATGTGCGAATATGCCCATTCGATGGGGAACTCCACAGGTAACCTGAAAGAGTATTACGATCTGATACATAAGCACCCGAAATTGGTTGGCGGGTTTATTTGGGATTGGTTGGATCAATCATTAATGAAAAAGACTGCGGAAGGCGATACGCTTTGGGCTTACGGCGGTGATTTTGGCGATACGGCATATCCTTCCCGCGGAAATTTTCTGATTAACGGACTTCTCAATCCGGACGGAAAACCGCAAGGGGCTTTAAACGAATGCCGGAAAGTGTTTGAGCCTATCGTTTTGACTTTTGACAAGAAGAAAGACGATTTGGAAGTATATAACCGCCATTCCCATATCAGTACGAGTAAGTATCGTTTTTTCGCCGAATTGCTTATTGACGGAAAAAGGGTTCAGCGAAAGGAAATAGTAGTGCCGGAATTGGCAAGCGGAGAGAAACGAAAAGTGCCGACGCCTATTTTTAAACGGTATCCGAATATAAAAGGAGAACGGGTTTTAAGTTTTAGCGTAGAATTGGCGAGAAAGGAATCATGGGCGGAAACAGGACATGTGATAGCCCGTTCCGAATTTATTTTAGAAAGGAAACAGGCTTATCCTGAATTAAAGGGTAAAGGAAAAGTTACAGTAAAGGACGATTCGAAAACTTTATTGGTAAGCGATGGAAAAATAGCGGTTGAAATCAATAAGGAAAACGGATTTATACGGCAAATAAGGAAAAGCGGAAAAGAGTTGTTGAAAAGCGAAGTGGTTCCTTCACTTTGGCGAGTTCCGACTGATAATGATTTGGCTTCCGGGCTGGCGAAGGCGTCAGAGATCTATAAAAACATCGAAAAGGATTTTGTATTGGATAAAATTAAAAAGAGTCAAGAAGGAAAAATTCTATCGGTGGAATGCGCGGGAGTATTTTCGTCAACTGGAATCGGGTATTCAATAATATACCGATTTGGCGGTTCGGGAAATATGGAAATAACCCAATCCTATGATTTTCCCGAAAAAGAGTTGCCGGCATTGCCCAAAGTGGGTTTACGTATGGAATTTCTTCCCGTTTTTGACCGTGCGGAATATTACGGAAAAGGCCCGCACGAGAACTACCCCGACCGATCAAACGGAGCGTTTTTGGGCCGTTACGAAACCTCGGCCGACGGCTTGAAGTGGGATTACGTCCGTCCACAAGAAAACGGTAACCGGTGCGCCACACGCTGGCTAAGTCTAAAGGCCGGAAAAAAGCCAATACTCCGTGTCAGTGGCGAACATTTTGATTTCTCGCTTTGGGATTACGATATCGAATCTTTGGAAAAAGCGGAGCATATCAACGACTTGAAAACGGGACAAGGATTTACACTAAACCTCGATTACAAAACGCAAGGCGTTGGCGGAGATAATTCGTGGGACTGTAATGCTAAGCCGAAAGAACAGTATTTGATTGAGGCTGAAGATATGTCTTATACTTTGTTTTTCGATTTTTAG
- a CDS encoding TonB-dependent receptor translates to MEIFYRIKRLFRHRMPALLFGFMALALFSPGAVLAEAGQGLRQTGGFELRGTVTDEAGEGIPGVNVSVKNSGTGTITSLNGEYGLRVKAGDIVVFSFVGYKSAERKVGSRTKIDVQLEPNVEELDEVVVVGYGVQKKVNLTGAVARIDAEALESRPIRNISEGIQGTMPGVSVLSQGGQPGASSSIMIRGITSVNSGGPLVIVDGIQSTMDDINTADVESISVLKDAASAAIYGARAAEGVILITTKSGKSGKLKVSYNGNYTIKSPGRKPEINDSWTHAEYANTAFVNEGKSAPYSAEEIALMKDPNVSAFISPNAGGSDNEWTFVSNTDWSDLLLQETYAQNHDLAVSGGGDVTTYRVSGAWSDQVGMFDEYGDDSYTRYNFRLNMENKLIKDILTLKTNISYSNEEFQLPVSDYNKMLDMIYAMGSNIPVYDPNGNYARFRNQRQPVQTLAEGGFINKGIQNTQGNMTLVWKPLDGLVLTGIGGLRLRDYIRTDWARTYNKYRPDGTIEKSGPWNRAEGENSLTELTENRLYATTQLLANYMKSFGKHDINVLAGASSEYQETETISVGTNGVLGNELPSLGLGSNEGLTKSFSHPEWALLSYFSRVKYAYDNRYLFEANVRVDGSSKFSNKHRWGTFPSFSLGWRVSEESFMQNQSVISNLKFIGSWGQLGNQSGLGTYDHISKYEMEQKKYYDFPGEDGQWMLVKSLASEDRTWETSEVLNVGATVGFFDNRLQMEGNYFVKKTRDMLVNFEVPAVIGIKVPKGNFGDLETKGWDLVISWKDQLSNGLKYGFAFNMADQKNKLIDYAVDVNTVTPGLNRPMEGYPLFNVWGLETNGFIQTQEEADDPTIAKIPSGGVSKPGDIRYVDKNGDGVISNDDAVYLGDQSPRYEYGFSANASWKNFDFSIFFQGVAKRSQYLDVGMVGVFSEVYNNNTYTFQNDYWTPENTNADYPNPRAGYKNNYALSDWWLQDAAYVRLKNLQVGYTLPKTLSRKIRVNRLRVYFSGENLWESSELVKAYDPELYTLNYNSKTVRRQYPIMRSYSFGLNLTL, encoded by the coding sequence ATGGAGATTTTTTATCGAATTAAAAGATTATTCCGTCACCGCATGCCGGCGTTGCTTTTCGGCTTTATGGCGTTGGCGCTTTTTTCGCCGGGAGCTGTTTTGGCGGAAGCCGGACAAGGCTTACGGCAAACGGGGGGCTTTGAGCTTCGCGGTACGGTAACGGACGAGGCCGGAGAGGGGATTCCCGGTGTAAACGTTTCGGTGAAAAATTCGGGGACGGGTACCATTACCAGCCTTAACGGCGAATACGGGTTGCGTGTCAAAGCTGGCGATATCGTGGTTTTCTCCTTTGTGGGATATAAGTCCGCCGAGCGGAAAGTGGGTTCGCGGACGAAAATCGACGTGCAGTTGGAGCCGAACGTGGAGGAACTTGACGAAGTGGTTGTGGTAGGATACGGCGTGCAGAAGAAGGTAAACCTCACGGGTGCCGTTGCCCGTATTGATGCCGAAGCTTTGGAGTCAAGACCGATCCGGAATATTTCCGAAGGTATACAGGGTACTATGCCGGGCGTTTCGGTGTTGTCGCAAGGCGGTCAGCCGGGTGCGTCATCTTCGATTATGATCCGCGGTATTACTTCCGTAAACAGTGGCGGGCCGTTGGTGATCGTGGACGGTATACAGAGTACTATGGACGACATCAACACGGCCGACGTGGAGAGCATTTCGGTATTGAAAGACGCCGCTTCGGCCGCCATTTACGGCGCTCGTGCTGCGGAGGGTGTTATCCTGATCACCACAAAGTCGGGTAAGAGTGGTAAGCTTAAAGTTTCTTATAACGGTAACTACACCATCAAGTCGCCGGGCCGGAAGCCTGAGATCAACGACTCTTGGACGCACGCCGAATACGCCAATACGGCGTTTGTGAACGAGGGGAAATCGGCACCTTATTCGGCCGAAGAAATCGCTTTGATGAAAGATCCGAACGTTTCGGCTTTTATCAGCCCGAACGCTGGCGGAAGCGATAACGAATGGACCTTCGTTTCCAATACGGATTGGTCAGACTTGTTATTGCAGGAAACCTATGCGCAAAACCACGACTTGGCGGTATCGGGTGGCGGAGATGTGACAACGTATCGCGTATCGGGCGCTTGGTCTGATCAGGTGGGAATGTTCGACGAGTATGGCGATGACAGCTATACCCGCTACAACTTCCGTTTGAATATGGAAAACAAGCTGATCAAGGATATCCTGACGCTGAAAACGAACATCAGCTATTCCAACGAGGAATTCCAGTTGCCGGTGTCGGACTATAACAAGATGCTGGATATGATTTACGCCATGGGCTCGAATATTCCGGTATACGACCCTAACGGAAATTATGCACGCTTCCGTAACCAGCGCCAGCCGGTTCAGACATTGGCCGAAGGCGGATTTATAAATAAGGGAATCCAGAATACCCAAGGTAACATGACTTTGGTTTGGAAGCCGTTGGACGGGTTGGTTCTTACCGGTATCGGCGGTTTGCGCTTGCGCGACTATATACGTACGGATTGGGCTAGAACGTATAACAAATATCGTCCGGACGGAACCATCGAGAAATCGGGGCCTTGGAACCGTGCAGAAGGAGAGAACTCTTTGACGGAACTTACCGAGAATCGCCTGTACGCCACCACTCAGTTGTTGGCCAATTATATGAAATCTTTCGGCAAGCACGATATTAATGTCTTGGCCGGCGCCTCTTCCGAATATCAGGAAACGGAGACCATTTCCGTAGGGACAAACGGCGTGTTGGGCAACGAATTGCCTTCTTTGGGCTTGGGGTCGAACGAAGGGCTGACCAAATCGTTCAGCCACCCGGAATGGGCGTTGCTTTCTTATTTTTCAAGGGTAAAATACGCCTACGACAATCGCTATCTTTTCGAGGCCAACGTTCGTGTCGACGGTTCGTCCAAGTTCTCGAACAAGCACCGTTGGGGCACTTTCCCGTCCTTCTCCTTGGGCTGGCGTGTTAGCGAAGAATCGTTTATGCAAAACCAAAGCGTTATTTCCAATCTGAAGTTTATCGGGTCTTGGGGACAGCTGGGTAACCAGAGCGGATTGGGGACATACGACCATATCTCGAAATACGAAATGGAGCAGAAGAAATACTACGACTTCCCGGGTGAGGACGGCCAGTGGATGTTGGTGAAATCGTTGGCCTCGGAAGACCGCACTTGGGAGACTTCTGAGGTTCTGAACGTGGGGGCGACAGTGGGGTTTTTCGACAATAGACTTCAGATGGAAGGTAACTACTTCGTAAAGAAAACCCGCGATATGCTGGTCAATTTCGAAGTGCCGGCCGTAATCGGTATCAAAGTTCCAAAAGGCAACTTCGGCGACTTGGAGACCAAAGGTTGGGATTTGGTTATCTCTTGGAAAGACCAACTATCCAATGGCCTGAAATACGGTTTCGCATTCAATATGGCCGATCAGAAAAACAAGCTGATCGATTACGCCGTGGACGTAAATACCGTAACGCCCGGGCTGAACAGGCCGATGGAAGGCTATCCGCTCTTTAATGTTTGGGGATTGGAGACTAACGGATTTATCCAGACACAGGAAGAGGCGGACGATCCGACAATTGCGAAGATCCCGTCTGGTGGAGTGTCGAAGCCCGGCGATATCCGTTATGTAGACAAGAACGGCGACGGTGTGATTTCAAATGACGACGCCGTGTACTTGGGAGACCAGTCGCCACGCTACGAATACGGATTTTCGGCCAACGCCTCATGGAAGAATTTCGATTTCTCTATCTTTTTCCAAGGAGTGGCCAAGCGGTCGCAATACCTTGACGTAGGAATGGTGGGCGTGTTCAGCGAAGTGTATAACAACAATACTTATACGTTCCAAAACGACTACTGGACGCCGGAAAACACCAACGCGGATTATCCGAACCCAAGGGCGGGGTATAAAAACAACTACGCGTTGAGTGATTGGTGGTTGCAGGACGCAGCTTATGTTCGCCTGAAGAACCTGCAGGTAGGCTATACGTTACCGAAGACGTTGAGCCGGAAAATCCGTGTAAACAGGCTGAGGGTGTATTTCAGCGGGGAAAACCTGTGGGAATCTTCGGAGCTGGTAAAGGCTTACGATCCCGAGCTGTATACGCTGAACTACAACTCCAAGACAGTGAGACGACAGTATCCGATTATGCGGAGCTACTCTTTCGGCCTTAACCTGACCCTCTAA